One segment of Streptomyces sp. NA02950 DNA contains the following:
- a CDS encoding APC family permease, translated as MPRTTGGGKGTASTTALGLPAASALVIGSIIGTGVFALPSALAPYGPISLVAFVIVTLGALALALTFGALSKRVPAGGGPYVYAREAFGEFAGFLNAWSYWITAWAGNAAIVVAWVGYVEVFVNTGHQTWISALLALVGLWIPAVINLTGVRNVGAFQVITTVLKFIPLIFMATVGLLFIDAHNFGPFNASGQSALGAISAAGAIALFSYLGLEAASVVAGRVREPERDVPRATVFGTLMCAVIYVLGTLAVFGTVSHGKLGGSTAPFTDAANSIFGGTWAGDIVAIAAIISGIGALNGWTMLCAEMPYAAARDGLFPRAFARLRGESGVPVFGIVASTVLASLITLFSYTRFDDVFTKIVLLSVLTAVIPYIFSAAAQLYWLLVRGRESLSPRGLARDVTVAGLALAFSYWSMQGSGYQTVYYGLFVLLLGVPVYIWLKRGQGVYGETAAPRTAVVPAQRERAPQTPVPTQRLSPGLRTSHVGGPRKRNGLRHHD; from the coding sequence TGATCGGCAGCATCATCGGCACGGGAGTCTTCGCGCTGCCCTCCGCCCTCGCCCCGTACGGACCGATCTCCCTCGTCGCGTTCGTCATCGTCACCCTCGGCGCGCTCGCGCTGGCGCTGACCTTCGGCGCGCTGTCGAAGCGTGTTCCGGCCGGTGGCGGCCCATACGTCTATGCCCGCGAGGCCTTCGGGGAGTTCGCCGGGTTCCTCAACGCCTGGTCGTACTGGATCACGGCATGGGCCGGCAACGCGGCCATCGTCGTCGCCTGGGTCGGCTATGTCGAGGTGTTCGTCAACACCGGGCACCAGACATGGATTTCGGCTCTTCTCGCACTGGTGGGGCTCTGGATCCCCGCCGTGATCAATCTCACCGGCGTCCGCAACGTGGGCGCGTTCCAGGTGATCACGACCGTCCTGAAGTTCATCCCGCTGATCTTCATGGCCACCGTCGGCCTGCTGTTCATCGACGCCCACAACTTCGGCCCGTTCAACGCCAGCGGCCAGTCGGCGTTGGGCGCGATCTCGGCGGCGGGCGCCATCGCACTGTTCAGCTACCTGGGTCTGGAAGCGGCCTCCGTCGTCGCCGGCCGGGTCCGCGAGCCGGAGCGCGACGTCCCCCGCGCCACCGTCTTCGGCACGCTCATGTGCGCCGTCATCTACGTCCTGGGCACCCTCGCCGTCTTCGGCACCGTATCCCACGGCAAGCTGGGCGGCTCGACCGCGCCGTTCACCGACGCGGCGAACAGCATCTTCGGCGGCACCTGGGCCGGCGACATCGTCGCCATCGCCGCGATCATCTCCGGTATCGGCGCCCTCAACGGATGGACCATGCTGTGCGCGGAGATGCCGTACGCGGCCGCCCGTGACGGCCTCTTCCCGCGCGCCTTCGCCCGGTTGCGCGGTGAGAGCGGCGTGCCGGTCTTCGGCATCGTCGCCTCCACCGTGCTGGCCTCGCTGATCACCCTGTTCAGCTACACGCGCTTCGACGACGTCTTCACCAAGATCGTCCTGCTGAGTGTGCTCACCGCCGTCATCCCGTACATCTTCTCCGCCGCCGCACAGCTGTACTGGCTGCTGGTGCGCGGCCGGGAGAGCCTCAGCCCCCGCGGACTCGCCCGCGACGTCACCGTCGCCGGGCTCGCCCTCGCCTTCTCGTACTGGTCGATGCAGGGAAGCGGCTACCAGACCGTCTACTACGGCCTGTTCGTCCTGCTGCTCGGCGTCCCCGTCTACATCTGGCTGAAGCGGGGTCAGGGCGTCTACGGCGAGACGGCAGCACCGAGGACCGCGGTGGTCCCGGCCCAGCGGGAGCGGGCACCCCAAACGCCGGTGCCGACCCAGCGGCTCTCCCCGGGTCTCCGTACGAGCCACGTCGGCGGACCCCGAAAGCGGAACGGCCTCCGCCACCACGACTGA